A region from the Rosa rugosa chromosome 6, drRosRugo1.1, whole genome shotgun sequence genome encodes:
- the LOC133715718 gene encoding kiwellin-1-like, translating to MKSFFSTGSIIAILLLAIFLVSEAQQCSSSGEIIGTSGQCNQENDAECCKDGDSYLTYTCSPPVSGNTQAKLTLNSFEAGGDGGGPSKCDSQYHDDNTRVVALSTGWYDNNSRCSKYITINGNGVSVDAMVVDECDSTKGCDAEHDYQPPCPNNVVDASKAVWEALGVSEDKRGDLDITWSDA from the coding sequence ATGAAGAGCTTCTTCTCAACAGGGTCTATTATAGCCATTCTTCTTTTGGCAATTTTCTTGGTTAGTGAAGCTCAGCAATGTAGTTCAAGTGGTGAAATCATAGGAACTTCTGGACAATGTAACCAGGAGAATGACGCCGAGTGCTGCAAAGACGGAGACTCGTACCTAACATACACGTGCTCGCCACCTGTGTCCGGCAACACCCAGGCCAAACTCACTCTTAACAGCTTTGAAGCAGGCGGTGATGGAGGAGGCCCATCCAAATGTGACAGCCAGTACCATGATGACAACACTCGAGTTGTGGCATTATCCACCGGATGGTATGACAATAACTCAAGGTGCTCTAAGTACATCACAATTAACGGTAATGGGGTGAGTGTGGACGCCATGGTCGTGGATGAGTGTGACTCTACTAAAGGATGTGATGCAGAACATGATTATCAGCCTCCTTGTCCTAACAACGTTGTTGATGCTTCCAAGGCTGTATGGGAAGCCTTGGGTGTGTCTGAAGACAAACGGGGTGACTTAGATATCACATGGTCTGACGCTTAG
- the LOC133716687 gene encoding protein FAR-RED ELONGATED HYPOCOTYL 3-like: MVEKFDLHNSFLINMMYEKRDKWAQSFFRNHFMARMRSTQRCEGMNRFIKDSIRSGMKLLEVVLRMDRALMRLRNNQVRDDFKTMNSTPVLETHLKDLENHAASIYTYDMFKWVRKENQATLGQGPEYFEDGHRVYTMSTYKRPDFEHNVVYYHGKNTESATDPIMVCSYNLFQYRGVSCRHTFTVMKYKHINEIPKSLIVKRWSKSASDVCSIKYQEQDISKEALEVSRYGAVSAYCNRMCFYALKTKVGYNMLKREINRLTAIMEGLSRDCEQVQSIAIPKSKGCVLRDPITAMTKGREAKSDKKNEPSKRPITCNYCKGLGHNTQTCEDRKEKEAEKRGGKKAEKTSGEGSNTPWNATPAKRSIHCSRCKGAGHTYRTYKKGTSL, translated from the coding sequence ATGGTGGagaaattcgatctccacaacAGTTTTTTGATCAACATGATGTATGAGAAACGAGACAAGTGGGCTCAATCATTTTTCAGGAACCATTTTATGGCTCGCATGAGAAGCACGCAGAGGTGTGAGGGCATGAATAGGTTCATCAAAGACTCTATTAGGAGCGGCATGAAACTGCTCGAAGTCGTTCTGAGGATGGACCGAGCACTCATGAGATTGAGAAACAATCAAGTAAGGGATGACTTTAAAACTATGAACTCAACCCCTGTTCTCGAAACTCACCTGAAAGACTTGGAGAATCATGCAGCTTCTATATACACATATGATATGTTTAAGTGGGTTAGGAAGGAGAACCAAGCCACACTAGGACAAGGACCAGAGTACTTTGAAGATGGGCACCGTGTTTACACAATGTCAACTTACAAGCGGCCTGATTTTGAGCACAATGTAGTTTACTACCATGGGAAAAACACTGAAAGTGCAACAGACCCGATCATGGTATGTTCTTATAACTTGTTTCAGTATAGGGGAGTCTCATGTCGTCACACGTTCACAGTGATGAAATACAAACACATCAATGAGATTCCAAAGTCACTGATTGTGAAGAGATGGTCGAAGTCTGCTAGCGATGTgtgttcaatcaaatatcaaGAACAAGATATTTCCAAAGAAGCCCTAGAAGTTAGTAGGTATGGTGCTGTGAGTGCTTATTGCAACCGAATGTGTTTTTATGCTTTGAAGACGAAAGTAGGGTACAACATGTTGAAAAGAGAGATAAATAGATTGACAGCAATAATGGAAGGGTTGTCGAGAGACTGTGAACAGGTTCAAAGTATAGCTATACCGAAGAGTAAAGGTTGTGTTTTAAGAGATCCTATCACCGCTATGACCAAAGGTAGAGAAGCCAAAAGCGACAAAAAGAATGAGCCATCCAAACGACCTATTACTTGTAATTATTGCAAAGGTCTTGGCCACAATACTCAAACATGTGAAGATAGGAAGGAGAAAGAAGCTGAGAAGAGAGGCGGCAAAAAAGCTGAAAAGACAAGCGGCGAAGGAAGCAACACTCCTTGGAATGCAACACCTGCGAAAAGATCCATTCATTGTAGTAGATGCAAAGGTGCTGGGCACACATATCGTACATACAAAAAGGGGACCTCATTGTGA
- the LOC133716686 gene encoding protein FAR1-RELATED SEQUENCE 5-like — MTFKTVEDTKRFYSAYSLALGFGFSKDTKGEAEGMIRRRQWLCNKQGTRAKKWFVLDGRSRTPRRITRVNCKAKFKVNYNELVRAYVVKAFVPEYSHELAIGNQTAFIRSHRNVGKLDLARANTMSKVSIRPCHAYEYMVEQAGEYKILGFTEKDLYNKLDQQWCTTSFESDSECALAYMNALATQDPYFYSKFNVDIEDRLANMFWRDGHAFVDFMCYGDVLIFDSTYKTNVYKKPLVLFVESNNHQGSILFGAALLVDETVET, encoded by the coding sequence ATGACGTTTAAGACAGTAGAGGACACGAAGAGGTTCTATTCTGCCTATTCCTTGGCACTTGGCTTTGGATTTAGTAAGGATACCAAAGGAGAGGCTGAAGGTATGATCCGGAGGAGACAATGGCTTTGCAACAAGCAAGGGACTCGAGCTAAAAAGTGGTTCGTACTGGACGGAAGGAGTCGTACTCCTCGGAGAATTACAAGGGTAAATTGCAAGGCTAAATTCAAGGTCAATTACAACGAGCTTGTAAGAGCTTATGTGGTGAAAGCCTTTGTTCCAGAGTATTCTCACGAGTTAGCAATAGGAAACCAGACTGCCTTCATTCGTTCGCATCGAAATGTCGGCAAATTAGACTTGGCTCGTGCAAATACAATGTCTAAAGTGTCAATCAGACCTTGCCATGCGTATGAGTACATGGTGGAGCAAGCGGGGGAATATAAGATATTGGGATTTACTGAGAAGGACCTGTACAACAAGCTTGACCAACAATGGTGCACCACTTCCTTTGAGAGTGACTCCGAATGTGCACTTGCCTACATGAACGCTCTGGCAACACAAGACCCATACTTCTACTCCAAGTTCAATGTAGATATAGAAGACAGGTTAGCAAACATGTTTTGGCGAGATGGGCATGCATTTGTTGATTTTATGTGTTACGGGGATGTGCTGATCTTTGATAGCACATACAAAACCAATGTTTACAAAAAGCCATTGGTTTTGTTTGTTGAGTCAAACAATCATCAGGGAAGTATTTTGTTTGGTGCTGCTCTTCTTGTTGATGAAACGGTGGAGACATAA